The Faecalibacterium sp. I3-3-89 sequence GGGGCGATCTCCGGGTCGGGGATGCCTGCCAGATCGAACTTCGAGACGCCATGATAGTTGCCGGGATTCGACTCCGCCGGGGCATAGCCCTTGCCCTTCTTTGTCACAACATGGAGCAGCGTCGGCCCGGGCTGGGCACAGACCGTCTGCAGGATGCGCTCCAGCTCCGGCTCGTTGTGGCCGTCGATGAGGCCGAAATAATGGAATCCCATATCCTCGAAGATCGTGGAGTGATACATGGCCCGGCGCACCACTTTTTTGCTGTTTTGCAGGGCAGTCTTGATGGGCGCACCGACGAGCGGCACCCCGCTCAGAAAGCTGTTGACGTTCTCCTTTGCCGTGAAATAACGGGTCGTGGTGCGCAGATGGCCCAGATACCCTGCCAGTGCGCCGACATTGTGGGAGATGGACATCTTGTTGTCATTGAGAATGACCATCAGATTGTCCAGCTTGCCGATGTTGTTCATTCCCTCGTAGACCATGCCGCCGGTAAAGGCACCATCGCCGATGATGGCCACCACATGGCCCGGCTCGCCCTTGAGCTTTTTGGCCCATGCGATGCCGATGGCGACCGATAGGGCGGTGTTGCCGTGCCCGGCGATAAAAGCATCGTGAACGCTCTCATTCGGGTTTGGGAAACCCGAAAGGCCGTCCAGCTGCCGCAGGGTGCCGAAGCGCTTGTACCGTCCGGTCAGCAGTTTGTGGGTGTAGCACTGATGGCCCACATCGAAAACGAACGCATCCCGGGGGGTCTCAAAGATGCGATGGAGCGCGACCGTCAGCTCGACTGCGCCGAGGTTGGAAGCAAGATGTCCGCCCGTTTTGGATACGCTGTCCAGCAGAAATTGACGAATTTCCCCGCAGAGCTGCTGGATCTGTGCACTGTTCAAGCGCTTCAGGTCACTTGGCTGTGAAATATTCTGAAGCAGTGAAGGATGCATAAAGTGACCGTCCTCCTCACATTTCAAATTCCGGATGATTTCAACACAGAAGTCATTTTTGCAGGCAGGGTGGTCTTCTGAAAAACCGCCCGGATGGGGCACTGCTTATGAAAACAACTTCTTATTAGAGGTGCATCGGATACAAAAAGCCGACGACGACGCCGACGACCATGCCTGCCATGACCTGCAGCGGCGTGTGTCCGACCATCTCCTTCAGATGCATATTCTGAAGGAAGGGAGCGTTTTTTTCGCTGATGTCGATCCACTCCTCGATCATCTGGTTGAGCACCTTTGCCTGTTCGCCGGTCTCGTGGCGCACGCCCATTGCATCGTGCATGGTGATGATGGCGACTACGCTGGCCACTGCAAAGATAGCCGAGCTGATGCCCTCGCTGCGGGCGGCGGCAATGACCATCGCACAGACCGTGGCGCTGTGGGCGCTGGGCATGCCACCATCGCCCCACATCCGTTCGAGCTGGAATTTGCCCAGCAGGATGAAGTTGATGATCGTCTTCAGCACCTGCGCGACGAACCAGCTTACGATGGAGACCGTCAGTATCTCGTTGACCGAGAACAATTCCTTGATCAGTTGCATTGTTTGTTCTCCTTCTTGAATTTTATCGCATTCCCGCAGCCGACGTCATAAGCGCCGCATCTGCCCTATCGTCCCAGATACGATGCTCAGCTGCGGCGGGCCAGCAGCGTGCGGGCCAGCTGCTCCAGAAAAGCGCTCTTTTCGCCGAATGCGTTATGCAGCGCCACACAGGTCTCATCGTTCAGTTTCTCCGCCAGCTGCATCGCTCCGTCCGCGCCGAACAGGGTGACGAAGGTCGTCTTACCGTTCTCGCTGTCGCTGCCGATGGGCTTGCCCAGCTGCTCGGCGGTGCTGGTCACATCCAGCACATCGTCCACGATCTGGAACACTAGGCCGATGCCGTAGGCGTAGGCTTCCAGCGCTTTGCGCTGGGCCTCGTCGGCCTGTGCCGCCGCGCCGCCCATCTGGATGGCCGCATTGATGAGCGCCCCCGTCTTGTGGCGGTGGATGAGGCGGAGCTGTTCTTCCGTAGCGGCGAGCGCCTCGTATTTCAGGTCAAGCTCCTGTCCGTACACCATGCCCCGGCTCCCGGCCCCTGCGCCGAGCGCCTGTGCTGCGCAGACGCAGACCGATGCCGGAGCGGGCGCACCGGCCACAGCCTCGAAGGCCTCCGTCAGCAGCACATCGCCCGCCAGCATGGCAGTAGACTCTCCGAATGCCTTGTGGCAGGAGGGCTTGCCCCGGCGCATATCGTCATTGTCCATGCAGGGCAGGTCGTCGTGGATGAGCGAATAGCAGTGCAGCATTTCAACGGCCGCTGCAAACTGTTCCGCCGCCTCGGCGCTGCCGTGGAGCATATCGCACACGGCCAGCACCAGCACGGCCCGGATGCGTTTGCCGCCGCCCATCAGGCTGTAGCGTGCCGCACGGCAGACCTCAGACTCCTCGGGCAGATAGCGCTCGCACGCCCGGTTCAGGGCTTCTTCTGCACGGGCCAGATATTCGCCGTACTGCTTTTTATACTCGGTGCTCTCCATTATGATTCCTCCCTGCGGGCTGTTATGATTCTTTGGGTTCTGCCTCTGCCTTTTCGCTGCGGGCAGCGTCGATCTCCTCCATCTGGAGCGACGCCTTTTCCAGCGCAGCATGGCAGTATTCCATCAGCGAAGCCGCTTCTGCATAAAGCTTGACCGACTCCGTAAGGGTCGTCTCCTCGCTCTGCATCTGGCTCAGGATGGTTTCCAGACGGGCCATGCCGTCCTCAAAGCTTTTGGGTGCTCTCATTCAGTTCCTCCACGGACAAGACCGTACATTCTGCCGTATGCGCTGCGCCGCGCAGGGTGATCCGGTCGCCCGTAGAAAGGGCGTCCGCGCTGCACAGCCTGTTTTTGCTGTCGTATACCATCGCGTAGCCGCGCCCCAGCACCCGGTAGGGGCTGAGGGAGTCGGCCAGCGCGGCAGCATGACGAAGCTGATTTGTTCGCTTCTGGATGCCGCTCCGGGCTGCATCCTCAAGTTCTTTTTGGTATGCCTCGAGCTTTGTCTGCCCGGCGGTCAGCGTCCGGCGGGTCATGTCGCGGGAAAGCTGCTGCCCGGCCCTTTCCAGACGCCCCGATGCCGCAGCAAAACGGCTCTGCAAGGTGCTCTGGCAGCGCTGTTCCAGCTGAAGCAGTACCCGCAGAAGCTCTGCACGGTCGGGAACCGCTAGCTCTGCCGCTGCCGACGGCGTCGGTGCACGGCGGTCCGCCACGAAATCCAGAATGGTAAAGTCGATCTCGTGTCCGATGGCGCTGATGAGCGGCACTTTGCAGCGGTACGCCGCCCGGGCGATGACCTCGGCGTTGAAGACCCAGAGGTCTTCCCGGCTGCCGCCGCCCCGGGCCACAATGATCTCATCCACTTTCCCGCTCCGGTCCAGCCGCCCGATGGCGTCGGCGACCTGCTGCGCGGCCTCAAAGCCCTGCACGCTGACCGGGCAGAGCAATAGCTTTGCTGCCGGCCAGCGTCGGCTGATGACATTGCGGATGTCCTGCAGTGCCGCACCGGTCTTGCTGGTGACGATGCCGATGCATTTGGGGTAAGCGGGCAGAGGCTTTTTATGCTCTGCCGCGAAAAGTCCCTCCTGCTCGAGCTTGGCTTTCAGCTGCTCAAAGGCCAGCTGCGCCGCGCCGATGCCGTCCGGGAACATCTCGTTGACGTAGACCTGAAACGCGCCGTCCCGCTCGTAAAGAGTAGCACGGCAGCGCACGACCACCTTCATGCCTTCCTCAGGCCGGAAGCCGAGCCGCCTTGCATCCGAGCGGAACATCACCGCCTTGACGCTGGCAGCTGCGTCCCGAAGGGAAAAATAGCAGTGGCCGCTGCGGGCATTCTGTACAAAGTTTGCGATCTCGCCCCGCAGCGCCAGATCAAACAGGATGTCGTTTGCATCCAGCAGGGTCTTGACGTACTGGTTCAGGGCAGAGACAGAGATCACTTCAGCCATAGACCGGCCTCCCGTGCCGCAAGAATGGACACGCCGATGGCGTTGTCGCTGGAATACTGTCCGGGCACAAAATACACCTGCGGAAGGCGCTGCTGCACCCAGCTGCGGATGATGTCGCTGCTCATGACGCCGCCTGCGCAGACCACCGTCAGCCCGGGATATTCCTTCTGGGCAGCCTTG is a genomic window containing:
- the xseB gene encoding exodeoxyribonuclease VII small subunit produces the protein MRAPKSFEDGMARLETILSQMQSEETTLTESVKLYAEAASLMEYCHAALEKASLQMEEIDAARSEKAEAEPKES
- a CDS encoding divergent PAP2 family protein encodes the protein MQLIKELFSVNEILTVSIVSWFVAQVLKTIINFILLGKFQLERMWGDGGMPSAHSATVCAMVIAAARSEGISSAIFAVASVVAIITMHDAMGVRHETGEQAKVLNQMIEEWIDISEKNAPFLQNMHLKEMVGHTPLQVMAGMVVGVVVGFLYPMHL
- the dxs gene encoding 1-deoxy-D-xylulose-5-phosphate synthase — protein: MHPSLLQNISQPSDLKRLNSAQIQQLCGEIRQFLLDSVSKTGGHLASNLGAVELTVALHRIFETPRDAFVFDVGHQCYTHKLLTGRYKRFGTLRQLDGLSGFPNPNESVHDAFIAGHGNTALSVAIGIAWAKKLKGEPGHVVAIIGDGAFTGGMVYEGMNNIGKLDNLMVILNDNKMSISHNVGALAGYLGHLRTTTRYFTAKENVNSFLSGVPLVGAPIKTALQNSKKVVRRAMYHSTIFEDMGFHYFGLIDGHNEPELERILQTVCAQPGPTLLHVVTKKGKGYAPAESNPGNYHGVSKFDLAGIPDPEIAPAESFSNAFGRALSEAGDADDTLCAITAAMKYGTGLQFFSHAHPERFFDVGMAEQHAVTFAAGLASKGMLPVVCIYSTFLQRSYDQIIHDVSLLRENVVFAVDRAGFVPGDGETHQGIYDPTFLSQVGMPIYSPSNYEELRYWLAILLRHEMQGPRAIRYPRGGESKVLAGYGCTGREYDKLVSLPGAKTALVSYADEVEDALAAAELLAKEGVPCDVYKLVRIFPFGKELVQELSAYSIVLMAEECAACGGIGEHLARALQDAGWCGRYIHRAVRELSLPHATVPQIKQATGLDAVHLAEAVQAADPKGEKTL
- the xseA gene encoding exodeoxyribonuclease VII large subunit, which translates into the protein MAEVISVSALNQYVKTLLDANDILFDLALRGEIANFVQNARSGHCYFSLRDAAASVKAVMFRSDARRLGFRPEEGMKVVVRCRATLYERDGAFQVYVNEMFPDGIGAAQLAFEQLKAKLEQEGLFAAEHKKPLPAYPKCIGIVTSKTGAALQDIRNVISRRWPAAKLLLCPVSVQGFEAAQQVADAIGRLDRSGKVDEIIVARGGGSREDLWVFNAEVIARAAYRCKVPLISAIGHEIDFTILDFVADRRAPTPSAAAELAVPDRAELLRVLLQLEQRCQSTLQSRFAAASGRLERAGQQLSRDMTRRTLTAGQTKLEAYQKELEDAARSGIQKRTNQLRHAAALADSLSPYRVLGRGYAMVYDSKNRLCSADALSTGDRITLRGAAHTAECTVLSVEELNESTQKL
- a CDS encoding polyprenyl synthetase family protein, which encodes MESTEYKKQYGEYLARAEEALNRACERYLPEESEVCRAARYSLMGGGKRIRAVLVLAVCDMLHGSAEAAEQFAAAVEMLHCYSLIHDDLPCMDNDDMRRGKPSCHKAFGESTAMLAGDVLLTEAFEAVAGAPAPASVCVCAAQALGAGAGSRGMVYGQELDLKYEALAATEEQLRLIHRHKTGALINAAIQMGGAAAQADEAQRKALEAYAYGIGLVFQIVDDVLDVTSTAEQLGKPIGSDSENGKTTFVTLFGADGAMQLAEKLNDETCVALHNAFGEKSAFLEQLARTLLARRS